One genomic segment of Chitinophaga sancti includes these proteins:
- a CDS encoding TolC family protein, whose protein sequence is MKMILTGILGCFCALPVSAQLSFSSVQDIWKYADAHNIQITSANASDKEATLNIRQAKGALLPTVSANGNYTDNIKLQSTLIPAHLFDQTAPDGTFYEATFGKRYNYNAAANVQLDLINTKNWFAIKTAKLDKEIASLNIQKIKRDLYEQLANIYYSYLLANEAEKLTLFNAATMDTVFSSVQHKYNDGSVSEVTMNNAAINKEKAAKNLLTATQNKLLQLNNLQQMLNTGESIGISEQNATPYIPQPFGTDPDVTIAYEELLKSRAQWQSSKAAYVPTLSAVYQYNRLISTDHFMQFSNSNDLPSQYWGLRLSVPIFSGNSRHYNVQKAKIDMELKQQQYQSAGLQSQLTNQNILISYNTAFKDMEKAKGILAMYRSNDIHATQLLNEGAISIDDRLKYYSDMITNQQEYLQSMSDYFIQSYRLQIRTINIY, encoded by the coding sequence ATGAAAATGATTCTCACCGGTATACTCGGCTGCTTTTGTGCACTACCGGTGTCTGCACAGCTCAGCTTCTCATCCGTACAGGACATCTGGAAATATGCCGATGCACACAATATACAGATCACATCGGCCAACGCCAGCGACAAGGAAGCTACCCTGAATATCAGACAAGCAAAGGGCGCCCTGCTACCAACAGTCAGTGCCAACGGCAATTATACAGACAATATCAAATTACAATCGACTTTGATCCCAGCGCATTTATTTGACCAGACCGCACCAGATGGTACTTTTTACGAAGCCACCTTTGGCAAGCGCTACAACTACAATGCAGCCGCCAATGTACAGCTGGACCTGATCAATACCAAAAACTGGTTTGCTATCAAAACCGCGAAACTGGATAAGGAAATTGCCAGCCTCAACATACAGAAAATCAAACGCGATCTGTATGAACAGCTGGCCAATATCTACTACTCCTACCTGCTGGCAAATGAAGCGGAGAAATTAACCTTATTTAACGCTGCCACCATGGATACCGTATTTTCTTCCGTACAGCATAAATACAATGATGGATCTGTGAGTGAAGTTACGATGAACAATGCAGCAATCAACAAAGAAAAGGCGGCAAAAAACCTCCTCACTGCTACTCAAAACAAACTGCTTCAGCTCAATAATCTCCAGCAAATGCTGAATACAGGTGAAAGTATCGGGATCTCTGAACAAAATGCAACTCCTTATATTCCGCAGCCATTCGGTACTGATCCGGATGTAACTATTGCCTACGAGGAATTATTGAAATCCAGGGCACAATGGCAATCTTCAAAAGCAGCTTACGTACCCACGCTATCGGCAGTGTATCAGTACAACAGGTTGATCTCCACGGACCACTTCATGCAGTTCAGTAATAGCAACGACCTGCCGAGTCAATACTGGGGATTGCGCTTGTCTGTACCGATCTTTTCCGGGAATAGCCGCCATTACAACGTACAAAAAGCAAAGATTGATATGGAGCTGAAACAACAGCAATACCAATCTGCAGGATTACAGTCACAACTGACCAATCAAAACATTCTGATCTCTTACAATACCGCATTTAAAGATATGGAAAAGGCAAAAGGGATCCTGGCTATGTACCGTAGTAATGATATACATGCTACACAGCTACTGAACGAGGGGGCTATTTCTATTGATGATCGCCTGAAGTATTATTCAGATATGATTACCAATCAGCAGGAATACCTGCA
- a CDS encoding DUF2147 domain-containing protein: MKTLAFLLLLITTSFTPDTILGKWTNADKSKELTLVKNGNGYTGISEGKEILQNLVYANGTYTGKVFLPKRHQTFPCTITLKGDDTMEITVKAGFMSQTKVWTRIK; encoded by the coding sequence ATGAAAACACTGGCTTTTTTACTTTTACTAATCACCACATCCTTTACTCCGGATACCATCCTTGGTAAATGGACCAATGCCGACAAATCCAAAGAACTGACTTTGGTGAAAAATGGCAATGGATACACAGGCATTTCTGAAGGAAAAGAAATCCTTCAAAACCTCGTCTACGCCAATGGCACCTACACCGGTAAAGTATTCCTCCCAAAACGGCACCAAACCTTCCCCTGCACCATCACACTAAAAGGAGATGACACCATGGAAATCACGGTCAAAGCAGGCTTTATGAGCCAGACCAAAGTTTGGACACGCATAAAATAA
- a CDS encoding LytTR family DNA-binding domain-containing protein → MNVLIIEDEPRAAKELKNMIQQIDDTIQVAGILESVEQAKEWFANNAQPDLILSDIQLADGLSFEIYNQVHVTSAMIFCTAFDEYLMHAFETNAVSYLLKPITIEKLEKALEKYESMKASFAEPFPNNLQSLLQVIKPAHKTALLVNEKEKIIPVQVKDIACIYLDNTILQIITLQNKKYFITATMDETERLLDPSVFYRANRQYLINKAAIANAERYFARKLVVKLIVPTGEQIVISKAKSGDFLQWLES, encoded by the coding sequence ATGAATGTACTGATAATAGAAGATGAGCCAAGAGCGGCTAAAGAGCTGAAAAATATGATTCAGCAGATAGATGATACGATTCAGGTGGCAGGGATATTGGAATCGGTAGAGCAGGCAAAGGAATGGTTTGCAAATAATGCCCAGCCAGACCTGATCCTTTCTGATATACAGCTGGCAGATGGGTTGAGTTTTGAGATTTACAACCAGGTGCATGTTACCAGTGCGATGATCTTTTGTACCGCATTTGATGAATATCTTATGCATGCATTTGAGACGAATGCGGTAAGCTATTTGCTCAAACCTATTACTATTGAGAAGCTGGAAAAGGCATTGGAGAAATATGAGAGTATGAAGGCGTCATTTGCTGAGCCATTTCCGAATAATTTGCAATCATTGCTGCAGGTGATAAAGCCCGCACATAAGACAGCGCTGCTGGTGAATGAAAAGGAAAAGATTATACCTGTGCAGGTAAAGGATATCGCTTGTATTTATTTGGATAATACGATTTTACAGATCATTACCCTGCAAAATAAAAAATACTTCATTACAGCGACTATGGATGAAACGGAGCGGTTATTGGATCCGTCGGTTTTTTATCGGGCGAACAGGCAGTATCTTATTAATAAAGCGGCTATTGCAAATGCAGAGCGGTATTTTGCAAGGAAATTGGTAGTGAAATTAATAGTGCCTACAGGGGAACAGATTGTAATTAGTAAGGCGAAATCGGGGGATTTTTTGCAATGGCTGGAAAGTTAG
- a CDS encoding sensor histidine kinase: MKKHDGYFGMLISACIAILATFPRMLRMEQFSLWAIAHIFLHSFLFGLICWFLHNWFIRETLHRKKEDKIIVALTSIAMVALLIYPYNYLMSFLYDVSEGILEIPLARKQYMMLLRGVVTSGLFYFIQHHKMVVFQKQESQLEIERLKQAQLEVSLNSLKEQLSPHFLFNTLNTLSTLTSEKHVKDFVNELSNIYRHVLQHKQKDTVTLTQELNFIHSYVYILKSRFEDAINIDIDIAEADQGLRIPALSLQLLIENAVKHNMATSYKPLNIKLFREGDYLVVRNNLQPKNSVSYSTGTGLHNIRLRYQLLFNKEIVIEKTASHFTVKLPLVA; the protein is encoded by the coding sequence GTGAAAAAACATGATGGCTACTTTGGCATGCTTATCTCTGCATGCATCGCTATATTAGCAACATTTCCAAGAATGCTCCGCATGGAGCAGTTTTCATTGTGGGCCATAGCCCATATTTTCCTTCATTCCTTTTTATTTGGATTGATTTGCTGGTTCCTGCATAACTGGTTTATCCGGGAAACCCTGCACCGGAAAAAGGAAGATAAAATCATAGTGGCGCTAACATCCATTGCAATGGTAGCATTATTGATCTATCCTTACAATTACCTGATGTCTTTCCTATACGACGTGTCCGAAGGCATATTGGAAATTCCACTGGCAAGGAAACAATACATGATGCTCCTGAGAGGAGTGGTAACAAGCGGACTATTCTATTTTATCCAACATCATAAAATGGTGGTGTTTCAGAAACAGGAAAGTCAGCTTGAAATAGAAAGACTGAAACAGGCACAGTTAGAAGTAAGTTTGAATTCTCTGAAAGAACAGTTAAGTCCTCATTTTCTATTTAATACCCTTAATACCCTTAGCACCCTCACCTCTGAAAAGCATGTCAAGGACTTTGTGAATGAATTATCCAATATCTACAGGCATGTATTACAACATAAGCAAAAGGACACTGTTACACTGACACAGGAACTGAATTTCATTCACTCTTATGTGTACATATTAAAAAGCAGGTTTGAGGATGCGATCAATATTGATATTGACATTGCAGAAGCTGATCAGGGATTGCGTATCCCGGCACTAAGCCTGCAACTGCTCATAGAGAATGCAGTGAAGCATAATATGGCTACCAGCTATAAACCACTTAACATAAAATTATTCAGAGAGGGTGATTACCTGGTGGTGCGCAATAACCTGCAACCTAAGAACAGCGTAAGCTATTCAACAGGGACAGGATTACATAATATCCGCCTACGCTACCAGTTATTGTTTAATAAAGAGATTGTCATAGAAAAGACTGCCAGTCACTTCACCGTAAAATTACCATTAGTAGCATGA
- a CDS encoding macrolide family glycosyltransferase, protein MSKVLFLSVPSHGHVNPTIGLVTELIKNGNEVIYFATEPFRQKIEATGAMYQRYLVDLDLFKPEVEGEEDPMLQIMREATNIIDDILLKTSNIHFDYIIHSTPFPFTEVFKQLLKIPAISSLGIFLGLNDFLEHAEAFPTPPEYAVMREEIKTKYNVNLPGKFVATLINLGGLNLVYSSRYFVPEDQLSGDTYRFVGPPVFDRKEQTDFPFKLLKDRKVIYISLGTVFSNFNHDLYQIFFDAFAGKDVMVVMAAYNVDLSRFKIPDNFIVRHYIPQLAILQHTDVAITHAGMNSISDLLYNNVPFVAIPLGADQPDLAGRTAALGATISLDHTTLTPAILQDAVEKVLRDPSYAVNMQKISDSFKAAGGYPKAVAYINEYIYSVHNSIHQ, encoded by the coding sequence ATGTCAAAAGTATTATTCCTGAGTGTTCCTTCTCACGGCCACGTGAACCCTACTATTGGCCTCGTCACCGAGTTGATTAAAAACGGGAATGAAGTGATCTACTTCGCCACCGAACCATTCAGGCAGAAAATTGAAGCCACCGGTGCTATGTATCAACGATACCTGGTAGACCTGGATTTATTTAAACCGGAAGTTGAAGGGGAAGAAGATCCCATGTTACAGATCATGAGAGAGGCAACGAACATTATTGATGATATCTTACTAAAAACAAGCAATATACATTTCGATTACATCATTCATTCCACCCCATTTCCATTCACAGAAGTATTCAAACAATTGCTGAAAATACCTGCGATTTCTTCATTAGGTATCTTTTTAGGATTGAACGATTTTCTGGAACATGCTGAAGCGTTTCCTACACCACCGGAATACGCTGTAATGCGTGAGGAAATAAAGACAAAATATAATGTAAACTTACCCGGGAAATTTGTTGCTACATTGATTAATCTGGGTGGTTTAAACCTTGTTTATTCTTCACGCTATTTTGTACCGGAAGATCAATTGTCTGGCGACACCTACCGCTTTGTAGGCCCTCCTGTATTTGACCGGAAAGAGCAAACCGACTTTCCTTTTAAACTATTAAAAGACAGGAAAGTCATTTACATTTCTCTCGGCACCGTATTCAGCAATTTCAACCACGACCTTTACCAGATCTTTTTTGACGCATTCGCAGGCAAAGATGTTATGGTCGTTATGGCTGCTTATAATGTTGATTTATCCAGGTTTAAAATTCCGGACAATTTTATTGTTCGTCATTATATCCCACAGCTGGCCATTCTGCAACATACCGACGTAGCCATTACCCACGCCGGCATGAATAGTATTAGTGATCTGCTGTACAACAATGTTCCCTTTGTAGCCATTCCTCTCGGCGCAGATCAACCCGATCTCGCCGGGAGAACCGCTGCATTGGGCGCTACCATTTCACTGGATCATACCACACTCACACCTGCTATACTGCAGGATGCTGTCGAAAAGGTGCTTCGCGATCCTTCATATGCAGTCAATATGCAAAAGATCAGTGACTCTTTTAAAGCAGCAGGTGGTTATCCAAAGGCAGTAGCTTACATCAATGAATACATATATTCAGTGCACAATAGCATCCATCAATGA
- a CDS encoding phosphatase PAP2 family protein encodes MLLVAAESSYGQTIAPAKEDTVQPVLSLEHPNAHYKVNPGPILASAIMIGYGAATFHVRPLHDLDLSTRHEIREDNSRFHTTIDNYLQYSPIFGVYALNAMGIHGAHSFKDRTIILGMSSLLVCGTVTGLKTLTHRERPDGSAANSFPSGHTATAFMSAEFMRMEYKDVSPWIVVGGYMAATATGVLRMYNNRHWLSDVVAGAGVGILSTQAAYWLYPKIEKGLSGKGNTSTMVMPTYDAGTKSAGISLVYIH; translated from the coding sequence ATGCTACTAGTAGCAGCGGAGAGCTCGTATGGACAGACCATAGCTCCTGCTAAAGAAGATACTGTTCAACCTGTACTGTCTTTGGAGCATCCAAATGCACATTATAAGGTGAATCCCGGACCTATCCTCGCCTCTGCAATTATGATCGGCTATGGTGCCGCTACCTTCCATGTACGACCTTTACATGATCTGGACCTGTCAACCAGGCATGAGATCAGGGAGGACAATTCCCGCTTTCATACTACTATTGACAACTATTTACAGTATTCGCCCATATTTGGGGTGTATGCCCTGAATGCCATGGGGATTCATGGAGCGCATAGCTTTAAGGACAGGACGATTATACTGGGAATGTCATCTTTGTTGGTATGTGGTACGGTGACAGGGTTAAAAACATTGACCCACAGGGAAAGGCCTGATGGTAGTGCGGCGAACTCCTTTCCTTCCGGACATACGGCGACGGCTTTTATGAGTGCGGAGTTTATGCGGATGGAGTATAAGGATGTGAGCCCGTGGATAGTGGTGGGAGGCTATATGGCGGCAACAGCAACGGGGGTGTTGAGGATGTATAATAACCGGCACTGGTTGAGTGATGTAGTGGCGGGCGCTGGTGTGGGTATATTGAGTACCCAGGCGGCTTACTGGTTGTATCCGAAGATAGAGAAGGGGTTGTCAGGGAAAGGGAATACCAGCACCATGGTGATGCCTACCTATGATGCTGGTACGAAATCAGCGGGGATTAGCCTTGTGTATATACATTGA
- the adhE gene encoding bifunctional acetaldehyde-CoA/alcohol dehydrogenase — protein sequence MEPNSKNLIDKIERIRKAQTQFSTFTQEQVDEIFRQSAIAANNARITLAKMAVEETGMGLVEDKVIKNHFASEYIYNQYKDEKTCGIIETDEAFGITKIAEPIGVIAAVVPTTNPTSTAIFKALIALKTRNGIIFSPHPRAKNSTIAAARIILDAAVKAGAPKDIIGWIEEPSVESSQMVMAEADLILATGGPGMVKAAYSSGKPAIGVGAGNTPAIIDETAHLKMAVNSILLSKTFDNGMICASEQSVIVVEKVYEEVKREFIDRGAYILSKAETSKVGALLLINGVLNANIVGQAAVKIAALAGITVPEDTKILIGEVTSVELDEPFSHEKLSTVLAMYKAKDFDEALNKATRLVKLGGFGHTSVLYTDPTISQDRVNRFGAAMKTGRTIINMPSSQGAIGDIFNFKLSPSLTLGCGSWGGNSVSENVGVKHLLNIKSVAARRENMLWFKVPEKVYFKYGCLPVALRELKDEGKKRVFLVTDKVLYSLGYAEKVTKILDELGIAHTVFFDVEPDPTLICARKGAAEMASFQPDAVIALGGGSPMDAAKIMWVLYEHPEEKFEDLAMRFMDIRKRVYHFPKMGIKASFVAIPTSAGTGSEVTPFAVITDENTGIKYPLADYELTPDMAIVDAELMMNMPKSLTSASGIDALTHALESYVSVLASEFTNGLALEAIRLIFKYLPAAYNEGKTNVKAREKMAHASTIAGMAFANAFLGICHSLAHKLGATHHVPHGVANGMLITEVIRFNAVENPRKQAAFPQYKYPNARWRYARIADYLQLGGKNDAEKVELLCEAIEKLKAQVGIPKSIKEFGVSESKFYATLDTMSEQAFDDQCTPANPRYPLISEMKKIYIKVYEGAQKVEPTNAKIKAPMGA from the coding sequence ATGGAACCTAATTCAAAAAATTTAATCGACAAGATTGAAAGGATACGGAAGGCTCAAACCCAGTTTTCCACTTTCACCCAGGAACAGGTTGATGAGATCTTTCGCCAGTCTGCCATAGCGGCTAATAATGCCCGTATCACCCTCGCTAAAATGGCGGTGGAAGAGACCGGCATGGGCCTGGTGGAAGATAAAGTGATAAAGAACCATTTTGCATCTGAGTATATCTATAATCAGTACAAAGATGAAAAGACATGCGGCATCATCGAAACGGATGAAGCCTTTGGCATCACCAAAATCGCTGAGCCAATCGGTGTGATTGCGGCTGTAGTTCCTACTACGAACCCAACTTCCACCGCTATCTTTAAAGCACTGATTGCACTCAAGACCCGCAATGGCATTATTTTCTCACCACACCCAAGAGCTAAAAATTCCACAATAGCAGCGGCAAGGATCATACTGGATGCAGCCGTTAAAGCCGGAGCGCCAAAAGATATCATCGGTTGGATCGAAGAACCATCCGTTGAATCATCCCAGATGGTGATGGCAGAAGCTGATCTTATCCTGGCTACCGGAGGTCCCGGTATGGTCAAAGCCGCTTATTCTTCCGGTAAACCTGCCATCGGTGTAGGCGCCGGTAATACGCCCGCTATCATTGACGAAACTGCACACCTTAAGATGGCCGTGAATTCCATCCTGCTCTCCAAAACTTTTGACAATGGTATGATCTGCGCATCCGAACAGAGCGTGATCGTTGTTGAAAAAGTGTATGAAGAAGTAAAAAGAGAATTCATCGACCGTGGTGCTTACATCCTCAGCAAAGCTGAAACAAGCAAAGTAGGTGCACTGCTCCTGATCAATGGCGTGCTGAATGCCAATATCGTAGGTCAGGCTGCTGTAAAGATCGCTGCCCTGGCTGGTATCACCGTTCCTGAAGACACCAAGATCCTGATCGGGGAAGTGACTTCTGTTGAACTGGACGAACCATTCAGCCATGAAAAGCTGTCTACCGTACTGGCCATGTACAAAGCGAAAGACTTCGATGAAGCCCTGAACAAGGCTACCCGCCTCGTTAAACTGGGAGGTTTCGGTCACACCTCCGTGCTGTATACCGATCCTACCATTTCTCAGGACAGGGTAAACAGGTTCGGCGCTGCCATGAAGACTGGCCGTACCATCATCAACATGCCTTCTTCTCAGGGTGCAATTGGTGATATCTTCAACTTCAAACTGTCTCCATCCCTCACCCTGGGTTGTGGTTCATGGGGCGGTAACTCTGTCTCCGAAAACGTTGGTGTTAAGCATTTACTAAACATTAAGAGCGTAGCTGCAAGAAGAGAAAACATGCTTTGGTTCAAAGTACCTGAAAAAGTATATTTCAAATATGGCTGTCTGCCAGTTGCCCTCAGGGAACTGAAAGACGAAGGTAAGAAAAGAGTATTCCTCGTAACTGATAAAGTACTCTATAGCCTGGGTTATGCTGAAAAGGTAACCAAGATCCTGGACGAACTGGGTATTGCTCACACTGTATTCTTCGATGTTGAACCTGATCCAACACTTATCTGTGCAAGAAAAGGTGCTGCAGAAATGGCCAGCTTCCAACCTGATGCTGTTATCGCTTTAGGTGGTGGTTCACCAATGGATGCTGCTAAGATCATGTGGGTACTCTACGAACATCCTGAAGAAAAATTCGAAGACCTGGCCATGCGTTTTATGGATATCCGCAAACGCGTTTATCACTTCCCTAAAATGGGTATCAAAGCCAGCTTCGTCGCAATTCCTACCTCTGCCGGTACTGGTTCTGAAGTGACTCCTTTCGCGGTGATCACTGACGAAAATACAGGTATCAAGTATCCTTTGGCTGACTACGAACTGACTCCTGATATGGCGATCGTTGATGCCGAACTGATGATGAACATGCCTAAGAGCCTGACATCTGCTTCCGGTATCGATGCACTCACCCACGCACTGGAATCTTATGTATCCGTGCTGGCCAGTGAATTCACCAACGGTCTGGCACTCGAAGCCATCCGCCTCATCTTCAAATATCTGCCTGCTGCTTACAACGAAGGTAAGACCAATGTGAAAGCAAGAGAAAAAATGGCACACGCTTCTACCATCGCTGGTATGGCATTCGCCAATGCTTTCCTCGGTATCTGCCACTCACTGGCACACAAACTGGGTGCTACCCACCACGTGCCACACGGTGTTGCGAACGGTATGCTCATCACTGAAGTGATCCGCTTCAATGCTGTTGAGAACCCACGCAAACAGGCTGCCTTCCCTCAGTACAAATATCCAAATGCACGCTGGCGCTATGCCCGTATCGCGGACTACCTGCAACTGGGCGGTAAGAACGATGCGGAAAAAGTAGAACTGCTGTGTGAAGCCATCGAAAAACTGAAAGCTCAGGTAGGTATTCCTAAGAGCATCAAAGAATTCGGTGTGTCAGAAAGCAAGTTCTATGCAACACTTGATACGATGTCTGAACAGGCATTTGATGACCAGTGTACACCGGCTAACCCCCGCTACCCACTGATCAGTGAAATGAAAAAGATCTATATCAAGGTGTATGAAGGTGCTCAGAAAGTTGAGCCTACCAATGCGAAGATCAAAGCACCGATGGGAGCTTAA